Proteins found in one Pseudomonas sp. P8_241 genomic segment:
- a CDS encoding cache domain-containing protein: protein MQLKHKIVALGILPLVLAIAVICALVISLNRQLGDQQAQLIEDSILASKRAELKNYVEMAQSLIAPLYDDGHGDAHAQQQVLEELRKLSFGVNGYFFVYDHQGRSLMHARQSELVGQYLWDMKDPHGLPVIQALLQSAQSGQGFQRYAWNKPSSGQVTDKLAYVVMLDRWGWMLGTGIYLEDVERATQQARVEVAMGIRKTMMAIAVVALVAVLFVFATGMTLNVSEHRLADKKLQRLTQRIVSLQEEERSRVSRELHDGISQVLVSIKFQFELASHLLENGQTNDKGLNTLRDATDRLGDAIGEVRSLSHDLRSSLLDTLGLPAAIGQLAAEFEQRSGLTVTYDENEFDCQLVDGAAVSLFRIVQEGLTNIERHAQAQNVSITLRGCDESVRLTVVDDGIGFNVAQVERRQAGIGLRNIRERVEHFGGRFDLISMPGRSELDVRLPMKPGTKLQE, encoded by the coding sequence ATGCAGCTCAAACACAAGATCGTCGCCCTCGGGATTCTGCCGCTGGTGCTGGCCATTGCTGTCATCTGCGCGCTGGTGATTTCCCTCAACCGCCAATTGGGCGATCAACAGGCGCAACTGATCGAAGACAGCATTCTGGCGAGCAAGCGTGCAGAGCTGAAAAACTACGTGGAGATGGCCCAGAGCCTGATCGCGCCCCTGTACGACGATGGCCACGGTGACGCCCACGCCCAGCAACAAGTGCTGGAAGAACTGCGCAAGCTCAGTTTCGGCGTCAACGGCTACTTCTTCGTCTACGACCACCAAGGCCGCAGTCTGATGCATGCGCGCCAGTCGGAACTGGTGGGCCAATACCTGTGGGACATGAAAGACCCCCACGGCCTGCCGGTGATTCAGGCGCTGCTCCAAAGCGCGCAATCGGGCCAGGGTTTTCAACGCTACGCCTGGAACAAACCTTCCTCCGGCCAGGTGACCGACAAGCTCGCCTATGTGGTGATGCTCGATCGCTGGGGCTGGATGCTCGGCACCGGCATCTACCTGGAAGACGTCGAGCGCGCCACCCAGCAGGCTCGTGTCGAAGTGGCCATGGGCATCCGCAAGACCATGATGGCGATTGCCGTGGTCGCGCTGGTCGCGGTGCTGTTCGTGTTCGCCACCGGCATGACCCTCAACGTCAGTGAACACCGTCTGGCGGACAAGAAACTGCAGCGCCTGACCCAGCGTATTGTCAGCTTGCAGGAGGAAGAGCGATCCCGGGTGTCCCGTGAGCTGCACGATGGCATCAGCCAGGTGTTGGTTTCGATCAAGTTTCAGTTCGAACTGGCCAGCCATCTGCTTGAAAACGGACAGACAAACGACAAGGGTTTGAACACTTTAAGGGATGCCACCGATCGCCTGGGCGATGCCATCGGCGAAGTCCGCAGTCTTTCCCATGACCTGCGCTCATCCCTGCTGGACACCCTCGGCCTGCCAGCGGCCATTGGTCAATTGGCCGCCGAATTCGAGCAGCGCAGCGGGCTGACCGTGACCTATGACGAAAATGAATTCGACTGCCAACTGGTCGACGGCGCCGCGGTTTCGCTGTTCCGCATCGTCCAGGAAGGCCTGACCAACATCGAACGCCATGCGCAGGCGCAGAACGTGTCCATTACACTGCGCGGCTGCGACGAATCAGTGCGGCTGACAGTGGTCGATGACGGCATCGGTTTCAACGTTGCCCAGGTCGAACGTCGTCAGGCTGGCATTGGCTTGCGTAACATCCGCGAACGCGTCGAACATTTTGGCGGGCGCTTCGATCTGATCTCGATGCCGGGCAGAAGTGAGCTGGACGTACGACTGCCGATGAAACCTGGCACAAAACTACAAGAGTGA
- a CDS encoding DUF1330 domain-containing protein: MKAYWIAHVDVTDADQYSQYTQRAPQAFALYGGRVLARGGRSEAMEGRLTPQRSVVIEFDSYEQAVACYHSALYQEAKGYREGVALAEVIIVEGVVGL, encoded by the coding sequence ATGAAGGCGTACTGGATTGCTCATGTGGATGTCACTGATGCTGATCAATACAGCCAATACACCCAGCGGGCGCCGCAGGCGTTTGCGCTGTATGGCGGTCGGGTTCTGGCTCGGGGTGGGCGTAGTGAGGCGATGGAAGGGCGGTTGACGCCGCAGCGTAGTGTGGTGATCGAGTTTGATTCCTACGAGCAGGCGGTGGCTTGCTATCACTCGGCGTTGTATCAGGAGGCCAAGGGGTATCGTGAAGGGGTGGCTTTGGCTGAGGTCATCATTGTCGAGGGGGTGGTGGGGCTCTGA
- a CDS encoding carboxymuconolactone decarboxylase family protein, which produces MNNEKYEKGLKIRTQVLGEAYVNRSIENADDFTRPLQEMVTEYCWGHVWGREGLSLKERSMINLAMISALNRPHELKLHVRGALRNGLSREQIREILLQVGIYCGVPAAVDSFRLAREAFAEADAEASS; this is translated from the coding sequence ATGAACAACGAGAAATACGAAAAAGGCCTGAAGATCCGCACCCAGGTGCTGGGCGAGGCCTACGTCAACCGTTCCATCGAAAACGCCGACGACTTCACCCGGCCGTTGCAGGAAATGGTCACCGAGTACTGTTGGGGCCACGTCTGGGGTCGCGAAGGCTTGTCGCTCAAGGAGCGCAGCATGATCAACCTGGCGATGATCTCGGCCCTCAACCGGCCCCATGAACTCAAACTGCATGTGCGCGGCGCCTTGCGTAACGGCCTGAGTCGTGAGCAAATACGCGAAATTCTGCTTCAGGTCGGCATATATTGCGGTGTCCCCGCTGCCGTCGACAGTTTCCGGCTCGCCCGAGAAGCCTTCGCCGAAGCCGATGCCGAGGCCTCCAGTTAA
- the ribBA gene encoding bifunctional 3,4-dihydroxy-2-butanone-4-phosphate synthase/GTP cyclohydrolase II, which yields MPFNSIEEIIEDYRLGKMVLLVDDEDRENEGDLLLAADCCTPEAISFMAREARGLICLTLTDEHCKRLGLEQMVPSNGSVFSTAFTVSIEAAVGVTTGISAADRACTVAAAVAARSGPDDIVQPGHIFPLRAREGGVLTRAGHTEAGCDLARLSGHTPASVIVEVMNDDGTMARRPDLEMFACKHGIKIGTIADLIHYRLSTEHTVVRIGERELPTVHGTFRLITFEDRIEGGVHMAMVMGDLRREEPTLVRVHVIDPLRDLVGAEYSGPSNWTLWAALQRVAEEGHGVVVVLANHESSQALLERVPQLTQAPRQFNRSQSRIYSEVGTGAQILQNLGVGKLRHLGPPLKYAGLTGYDLEVVESIPFTE from the coding sequence ATGCCCTTCAACAGCATCGAAGAAATCATCGAAGATTACCGCCTCGGCAAAATGGTCCTGCTGGTCGACGATGAAGACCGGGAAAACGAAGGCGACCTGTTGCTGGCCGCCGATTGCTGCACACCCGAGGCGATCAGCTTCATGGCCCGAGAAGCACGCGGCCTGATCTGCCTGACCCTGACCGACGAGCACTGCAAACGCCTGGGCCTGGAGCAAATGGTGCCCAGCAATGGCAGCGTGTTCAGCACCGCCTTCACCGTGTCCATCGAGGCTGCAGTCGGAGTCACCACCGGCATCTCGGCAGCGGATCGGGCATGCACTGTGGCCGCTGCCGTCGCCGCCCGTTCCGGCCCCGACGACATCGTGCAACCCGGCCACATCTTCCCGTTGCGCGCCCGTGAAGGCGGCGTGCTGACCCGTGCCGGCCATACCGAAGCCGGCTGCGACCTGGCGCGCCTGTCGGGTCATACCCCGGCCTCGGTGATCGTCGAAGTGATGAACGATGACGGCACCATGGCCCGCCGCCCGGACCTGGAAATGTTTGCGTGCAAGCACGGGATCAAGATCGGCACCATCGCTGACCTGATCCACTATCGCCTCAGCACCGAGCACACCGTGGTGCGCATCGGTGAGCGCGAACTGCCGACGGTGCATGGCACCTTTCGTCTGATCACCTTCGAGGATCGCATCGAGGGCGGTGTCCACATGGCCATGGTGATGGGTGATCTGCGTCGCGAAGAACCGACGCTGGTGCGTGTGCATGTGATCGACCCGTTGCGCGATCTGGTCGGTGCCGAATACAGCGGACCGAGCAACTGGACGTTGTGGGCGGCATTGCAACGGGTGGCGGAGGAAGGCCACGGCGTGGTGGTGGTGCTGGCCAATCACGAATCCTCGCAGGCGTTGCTCGAACGAGTGCCGCAACTGACCCAGGCGCCCCGGCAGTTCAATCGCTCGCAATCGCGGATTTATTCGGAGGTGGGCACCGGTGCGCAGATCCTGCAGAACCTCGGCGTCGGCAAGCTGCGCCACCTCGGCCCGCCGCTGAAGTATGCGGGTTTGACCGGGTATGACCTGGAGGTGGTGGAGAGCATTCCATTCACCGAGTAA
- a CDS encoding amino acid synthesis family protein, which yields MSFEIRKIVSYVEETFIEGGKATDKPVTMVGLAVVMKNPWLGNGFVEDLKPQIRANCSDLGALMVERLVGIIGGAEKIEAYGKAAVVGADGEIEHASAVIHTLRFGNHYREAVKAKSYLSFTNKRGGPGTSIQIPMMHKDDEGLRSHYITLEMQIEDAPRADEIVVVLGCADGGRLHPRIGNRYIDLEELAAEKAQ from the coding sequence ATGAGTTTCGAAATCCGCAAGATCGTCAGCTATGTCGAAGAAACCTTTATTGAAGGCGGCAAAGCCACCGATAAGCCCGTGACCATGGTCGGTCTGGCCGTGGTGATGAAAAACCCGTGGCTGGGCAACGGTTTCGTCGAAGACCTCAAGCCACAGATCCGCGCCAACTGCTCCGACCTCGGCGCCCTGATGGTCGAGCGTCTGGTGGGCATCATCGGCGGTGCCGAGAAAATCGAGGCGTACGGCAAGGCTGCGGTGGTCGGCGCCGATGGCGAAATCGAACACGCTTCGGCGGTGATCCACACCCTGCGCTTCGGTAATCACTACCGCGAAGCGGTCAAGGCCAAGAGCTACCTGAGCTTCACCAACAAGCGCGGCGGCCCCGGCACTTCGATCCAGATCCCGATGATGCACAAGGACGACGAAGGCCTGCGTTCGCACTACATCACCCTGGAAATGCAGATCGAAGACGCCCCGCGTGCCGACGAAATCGTCGTGGTCCTGGGTTGCGCCGACGGCGGCCGCCTGCACCCGCGCATCGGTAACCGCTACATCGACCTGGAAGAACTGGCCGCCGAAAAAGCCCAGTAA
- a CDS encoding alpha/beta fold hydrolase translates to MIRLTAELTPAGTSYLATGQGQPVVLIHGVGLNKEMWGGQIVGLATQYRVIAYDMLGHGASPRPSIGTPLLGYADQLLELLDHLQLPKATVIGFSMGGLVARAFALHYPRRLEGLVVLNSVFNRSAEQRAGVIARTSQAAEHGPDANAEAALSRWFSREYQAANPAQIAAIRQTLAGNDPQGYLTTYELFATQDMYRADDLASIQVPTLIATGELDPGSTPEMARQLAERIPGATVAVLAEQRHMMPVESPRLVNQLLLEFLQTAHSQQNQIKGIVA, encoded by the coding sequence ATGATTCGGCTCACCGCTGAACTCACCCCGGCTGGCACCAGTTACCTGGCGACCGGCCAAGGCCAGCCCGTGGTCTTGATCCACGGCGTGGGCCTGAACAAAGAAATGTGGGGTGGCCAGATCGTTGGCCTGGCCACGCAGTACCGCGTCATCGCCTACGACATGCTCGGACATGGCGCCAGCCCGCGCCCTTCGATCGGTACGCCGCTGCTCGGCTATGCCGACCAGTTGCTGGAGCTGCTCGACCACCTGCAATTGCCCAAGGCTACGGTGATCGGTTTTTCCATGGGCGGGCTGGTGGCGCGGGCCTTTGCCCTGCACTACCCGCGACGCCTGGAAGGTCTGGTGGTGCTCAACAGCGTGTTCAACCGCAGCGCCGAACAGCGCGCCGGGGTCATCGCCCGCACCAGCCAGGCTGCCGAACACGGGCCGGACGCTAATGCCGAAGCGGCGCTGTCGCGCTGGTTCAGCCGTGAATACCAGGCCGCGAACCCGGCGCAGATCGCCGCGATTCGCCAGACCCTGGCCGGCAATGACCCGCAAGGTTACCTGACGACCTATGAATTGTTCGCCACCCAAGACATGTATCGCGCCGACGACCTGGCCAGCATCCAGGTGCCGACGCTGATCGCCACCGGCGAACTGGACCCCGGCTCGACCCCGGAAATGGCCAGACAATTGGCCGAACGCATTCCCGGCGCAACCGTCGCCGTGCTCGCCGAGCAACGGCATATGATGCCCGTAGAGTCTCCGCGCCTGGTCAACCAGCTGTTGCTGGAGTTTCTGCAGACCGCGCATTCCCAGCAAAACCAGATCAAGGGGATCGTTGCATGA
- a CDS encoding NUDIX hydrolase, which translates to MFSPSFCPKCGSADLGQQLPPGDTHERLMCRGCGYIHYINPKIIAGCIIEQDGKYLLCQRAIPPRPGTWTLPAGFMESGETTEQAALREVWEESGVRAEIVSPYSIFSVPKISEVYIIFRAIALEITGQYGPETLDYKFFAPEDIPWESIYYPAIRQILERYIEERQAGVYGIYMGNDDSGKIHFIR; encoded by the coding sequence ATGTTCAGCCCGAGCTTTTGCCCCAAGTGTGGCAGCGCTGATCTCGGTCAGCAGTTGCCGCCGGGCGATACGCACGAGCGCCTGATGTGTCGCGGTTGTGGCTACATCCATTACATCAATCCAAAGATCATTGCCGGCTGCATCATCGAGCAGGATGGCAAATACCTCTTGTGCCAGCGAGCGATCCCGCCGCGTCCCGGCACCTGGACGCTGCCGGCAGGCTTCATGGAAAGCGGCGAGACCACCGAGCAGGCGGCCTTGCGCGAGGTCTGGGAAGAAAGCGGCGTGCGGGCGGAAATCGTCTCGCCGTATTCTATTTTCAGCGTGCCGAAGATCAGCGAGGTGTACATCATCTTCCGCGCCATCGCGCTGGAGATCACCGGCCAGTACGGCCCGGAAACCCTCGACTACAAGTTTTTCGCGCCTGAGGATATCCCTTGGGAGAGCATCTACTACCCGGCGATCCGGCAGATTCTCGAGCGTTATATCGAGGAGCGGCAGGCTGGGGTGTATGGCATTTACATGGGTAATGATGACAGCGGGAAGATTCACTTTATTCGCTGA
- a CDS encoding GntR family transcriptional regulator: protein MKRLPLDDSFKVNRNPVTLREIVLDKLRSAIMNFQLLPGDRLVERDLCDRLGVSRTSVREALRHLESEGLVEFADAKGPRVAIITLADAVDIYELRCVLEGLIVQLFTLRAKAKDIKALEKALEENRKALKDGELQQVIDSVQGFYDVLLEGSGNHVAATQLRQLQARISYLRATSVSQENRRGASNQEMERMVEAIKGGDPLVAHQACVDHVRAAAAVALDYLKRKQEETGATPPITLPIALKEPRIGR, encoded by the coding sequence ATGAAACGCCTGCCACTCGACGACAGCTTCAAGGTCAATCGCAACCCCGTTACCCTGCGCGAAATCGTGCTGGATAAACTGCGAAGCGCCATCATGAACTTCCAGCTTCTGCCGGGAGACCGTCTGGTCGAACGCGATCTGTGCGATCGCCTGGGCGTCAGCCGTACTTCCGTGCGCGAAGCCTTGCGTCACCTCGAATCCGAAGGCCTGGTGGAATTCGCCGACGCCAAGGGCCCGCGTGTCGCGATCATCACCCTGGCCGATGCCGTGGACATCTACGAGCTGCGCTGCGTGCTCGAAGGGCTGATCGTGCAACTGTTCACCCTGCGCGCCAAGGCCAAAGACATCAAGGCCCTGGAAAAAGCCCTGGAAGAAAACCGCAAGGCGTTGAAAGACGGCGAACTGCAGCAGGTTATCGACTCGGTTCAGGGTTTCTACGATGTGCTGCTCGAAGGCTCGGGCAACCATGTCGCGGCCACTCAGTTGCGTCAGTTGCAGGCACGCATCAGCTACCTGCGCGCGACGTCGGTATCCCAGGAAAATCGGCGCGGTGCCAGCAATCAGGAGATGGAACGCATGGTCGAGGCGATCAAGGGTGGCGATCCGCTGGTTGCCCACCAGGCTTGCGTCGACCACGTGCGTGCGGCCGCCGCCGTGGCCCTGGATTACCTCAAGCGCAAGCAGGAAGAAACCGGTGCCACGCCGCCGATCACCCTGCCCATCGCGCTGAAAGAACCGCGCATAGGTCGCTGA
- a CDS encoding aldehyde dehydrogenase: MTLARFQMCIGGEWVDALSGKTFESLNPALAEPWAELPDADEADVERAVHAAQSAFDSPAWRGLTATARGKLLRRLGDLIAENKEQLAQLESRDNGKLIRETRGQVGYLPEFFHYTAGLADKLEGGTLPLDKPDLFAYTVHEAMGVVAAIIPWNSPLYLTAIKLAPALAAGNTIVIKPSEHASATILELARLALEAGIPPGVVNVVTGYGPSTGAALTRHPLIRKIAFTGGAATARHVVRSSAENFAKLSLELGGKSPNIIFADADLDSAINGAIAGIYAASGQSCVSGSRLLVQDEIYDEFVGRLVERAQRIRIGNPLDDNSEMGPMATAQQLAVVEGLVADAIAEGARLRLGGKRPTNLGEGWFYEPTLFECDRNSMKIMQEEVFGPVASVIRFKDEAEALAIANDSQFGLAAGIWTRDLGRAHRLARDVRSGIIWVNTYRAVSAMAPIGGFKNSGYGRESGIDSVLAYTEVKTVWINLSQAPMPDPFVMR; this comes from the coding sequence ATGACACTCGCACGCTTCCAGATGTGCATCGGCGGTGAATGGGTCGATGCCCTCTCCGGCAAGACCTTCGAAAGCCTCAACCCGGCGCTGGCCGAGCCTTGGGCTGAACTGCCCGATGCCGACGAAGCCGATGTCGAGCGCGCCGTGCACGCCGCGCAAAGCGCTTTCGACAGCCCGGCATGGCGCGGTTTGACCGCCACCGCTCGCGGCAAATTGCTGCGACGCCTGGGCGACCTGATCGCCGAGAACAAGGAACAACTGGCGCAGCTGGAAAGCCGCGACAACGGCAAGCTGATCCGCGAAACCCGTGGCCAGGTTGGCTATCTGCCGGAGTTTTTCCACTACACCGCAGGCCTCGCGGACAAGCTCGAAGGCGGCACCCTGCCGCTGGACAAGCCGGACCTGTTTGCCTACACCGTGCACGAAGCCATGGGCGTGGTTGCCGCGATCATTCCGTGGAACAGCCCGCTTTATCTGACTGCAATCAAGCTGGCGCCGGCCCTCGCGGCAGGCAACACCATCGTGATCAAGCCGTCGGAACACGCCTCGGCAACGATTCTTGAACTGGCGCGTCTGGCGCTGGAAGCGGGCATTCCACCCGGTGTGGTCAACGTCGTCACCGGTTACGGCCCGAGCACCGGCGCCGCCCTCACCCGCCATCCGCTGATCCGCAAGATCGCCTTCACCGGCGGCGCGGCCACGGCACGGCATGTGGTGCGCAGCAGCGCGGAGAACTTCGCCAAACTGTCGCTGGAACTGGGGGGGAAATCGCCGAACATCATTTTCGCCGACGCCGACCTCGACAGCGCAATCAACGGCGCCATCGCCGGGATCTACGCCGCCTCCGGACAGAGCTGTGTCTCCGGTTCGCGCCTGCTGGTGCAGGATGAAATCTACGATGAGTTCGTTGGCCGTCTGGTGGAACGCGCCCAGCGCATCCGTATCGGCAACCCCCTGGACGACAACAGCGAAATGGGACCGATGGCCACCGCGCAGCAATTGGCCGTGGTCGAAGGCCTGGTCGCCGATGCCATCGCCGAAGGTGCGCGTCTGCGCCTGGGCGGCAAACGTCCGACCAATCTGGGTGAGGGCTGGTTCTACGAACCGACACTGTTCGAGTGCGACCGCAACTCGATGAAAATCATGCAGGAAGAAGTCTTTGGCCCGGTGGCCTCGGTCATCCGGTTCAAGGACGAAGCCGAAGCGCTGGCGATTGCCAACGACTCGCAGTTCGGACTCGCCGCCGGCATCTGGACCCGCGACCTGGGCCGCGCCCATCGCCTGGCCCGGGACGTGCGCTCAGGGATCATCTGGGTCAACACTTATCGCGCCGTGTCGGCCATGGCGCCGATTGGCGGCTTCAAGAACAGTGGCTATGGACGCGAAAGCGGCATCGATTCGGTGCTGGCCTACACCGAGGTGAAAACGGTATGGATCAATCTCTCCCAGGCACCGATGCCTGATCCGTTTGTGATGCGCTAG
- a CDS encoding response regulator, with translation MNLPSPIRVALVDDHSLVRDGIKALLAVMSPLEMVGEAENGAQAIEMVGRCQPDLLLVDISLPDMNGLELTRVLRSQYPSLKVLVLSMYDNYEYVSESVRSGASGYVLKNAPSREIIAAIEAISSGGTFYSAEIAQRLIADRNTDNELTPRESQVLSKMAQGLNNKEMARELDISVRTVETHRLSIRRKLNIDKPAALVKYAIDHGLISR, from the coding sequence ATGAACCTGCCCTCCCCGATCCGCGTCGCTCTGGTCGACGATCACTCCCTGGTCCGCGACGGCATCAAAGCGTTGCTGGCCGTGATGTCGCCCCTGGAAATGGTCGGCGAAGCGGAGAACGGCGCGCAGGCCATCGAGATGGTCGGACGCTGCCAGCCGGACCTGCTACTGGTCGACATCAGCCTGCCGGACATGAACGGCCTGGAGTTGACTCGCGTGCTGCGTAGCCAGTACCCCTCACTCAAGGTGTTGGTGCTGAGCATGTACGACAATTATGAATACGTCAGTGAATCGGTGCGCTCCGGCGCCAGCGGCTACGTGCTGAAGAACGCCCCGTCACGGGAAATCATCGCCGCCATCGAAGCCATCAGCAGTGGCGGCACCTTCTACAGCGCCGAGATCGCCCAGCGGCTGATCGCGGACCGGAACACCGACAACGAACTGACCCCGAGGGAAAGCCAGGTCTTGTCGAAGATGGCCCAAGGGCTGAACAACAAGGAAATGGCGCGCGAACTGGACATCAGCGTGCGCACGGTGGAGACGCATCGCTTGAGCATCCGGCGCAAGCTCAACATCGACAAGCCCGCGGCACTGGTCAAGTACGCCATCGATCATGGGCTTATCTCCCGCTAA
- a CDS encoding NAD-dependent succinate-semialdehyde dehydrogenase: MSPAASLLFRQQAYINGQWLDAPDGACQDIFNPATGELIGRVPNLGAEHACLAIEAANKAWPAWRALTAKERSNTLKRWHALMLENADTLAEILTLEQGKPLAEAKGEILYAASFIEWFAEEAKRIYGDTIPSHKGDARIVVSKEPIGVVAAITPWNFPAAMITRKAGPALAAGCPCIVKPAPETPFSALAMAALAEQAGIPAGIFNVITGDAVAIGGELTSSPLVRKLSFTGSTGIGKLLMAQCAPTLKKVSLELGGNAPFIVFDDADLERAVDGALIAKFRNAGQTCVCVNRFLVQDGIHDAFVMRLAERVSQLKVGSGFDDGVTQGPLINERAVAKVEDHVQDALEHGAQLLCGGERHALGNGFFQPTVLIDVTTQMKVARDETFGPLAAVFRFDTEAQAVEMANDTEFGLAAYCYTRDLGRAWRMSEALEYGMVGINEGLISTEVAPFGGIKSSGLGREGSKYGIEDYLELKYTLMGGL, translated from the coding sequence ATGAGCCCAGCAGCCTCGTTACTGTTCCGCCAACAGGCCTACATCAATGGCCAATGGCTGGACGCGCCGGATGGCGCCTGTCAGGACATTTTCAACCCGGCCACCGGTGAACTCATCGGCCGGGTGCCGAACCTCGGCGCCGAGCATGCGTGCCTGGCCATCGAGGCCGCCAACAAAGCCTGGCCGGCCTGGCGTGCACTGACCGCCAAGGAGCGCAGCAATACGCTCAAGCGCTGGCACGCCTTGATGCTGGAAAACGCCGACACCCTGGCTGAAATCCTCACCCTTGAACAAGGCAAGCCACTGGCCGAAGCCAAGGGCGAAATCCTCTACGCCGCAAGCTTCATCGAGTGGTTCGCCGAAGAGGCCAAGCGCATCTACGGCGACACCATTCCCAGCCACAAGGGCGATGCGCGCATTGTGGTCAGCAAGGAGCCGATTGGCGTCGTCGCGGCCATCACGCCGTGGAACTTCCCGGCGGCGATGATCACCCGCAAGGCAGGCCCGGCGCTGGCGGCCGGTTGCCCGTGCATCGTCAAACCGGCGCCGGAAACGCCGTTCTCCGCGCTGGCGATGGCCGCATTGGCGGAACAGGCCGGGATTCCCGCCGGCATTTTCAACGTGATCACCGGTGATGCCGTTGCCATCGGTGGTGAGCTGACCTCAAGCCCACTCGTGCGCAAACTGTCGTTCACCGGCTCCACCGGGATCGGCAAATTGCTGATGGCCCAGTGCGCGCCGACGTTGAAAAAAGTCTCGCTGGAACTGGGCGGCAATGCGCCGTTCATTGTCTTTGACGACGCCGATCTGGAGCGCGCCGTTGACGGTGCCCTGATCGCCAAATTCCGCAACGCCGGGCAGACCTGCGTCTGTGTCAATCGCTTCCTGGTGCAGGACGGCATCCACGACGCCTTTGTTATGCGTTTAGCCGAACGGGTTTCGCAACTCAAGGTCGGCAGCGGTTTCGATGATGGCGTCACTCAAGGGCCACTGATCAATGAACGTGCCGTGGCCAAGGTCGAAGACCACGTGCAAGACGCGCTGGAGCACGGTGCACAACTGCTGTGCGGTGGCGAACGTCATGCGTTGGGCAATGGTTTCTTTCAGCCGACCGTACTGATCGACGTCACCACGCAAATGAAGGTCGCCCGGGATGAAACCTTTGGTCCGCTGGCCGCCGTTTTCCGCTTCGATACCGAGGCCCAGGCCGTCGAGATGGCCAACGACACCGAATTCGGCCTCGCAGCCTACTGCTACACCCGCGACCTTGGCCGTGCCTGGCGCATGAGCGAAGCACTGGAATACGGCATGGTCGGGATCAACGAAGGGCTGATTTCCACCGAAGTCGCGCCGTTTGGCGGCATCAAGTCCTCGGGGCTGGGCCGTGAAGGGTCGAAGTACGGCATCGAGGATTACCTGGAACTCAAATACACCTTGATGGGTGGCCTCTGA
- a CDS encoding flavin reductase family protein, protein MIEPGIYKDVMSSFPSGVTVVTTLDPDGGIVGITASAFSALSIDPALVLFCPNYGSDTYPVLRDSKQFAIHLLSAEQTAEAYAFAGKGKDKAKGIEWHLSDLGNPILAKATAIIECELWREYDGGDHAIIVGAVRNLILPAQPVTPMIYHKGKLGPLPTLA, encoded by the coding sequence ATGATCGAACCCGGCATTTACAAAGACGTCATGAGCTCGTTCCCGTCCGGGGTCACGGTGGTCACCACCCTCGACCCGGACGGCGGCATCGTCGGCATCACCGCCAGCGCGTTCAGTGCGCTGTCGATCGACCCGGCACTGGTGCTGTTCTGCCCCAACTACGGCTCCGACACCTACCCGGTGCTGCGCGACAGCAAGCAGTTCGCGATTCATTTGCTGTCCGCCGAGCAGACCGCCGAAGCCTATGCCTTCGCCGGTAAAGGCAAGGACAAGGCCAAAGGCATCGAATGGCATTTGAGCGATCTGGGTAACCCGATCCTGGCCAAAGCCACGGCGATCATCGAGTGCGAACTGTGGCGCGAATACGACGGCGGCGATCACGCGATCATCGTCGGCGCGGTGAGAAACCTGATCCTGCCCGCGCAACCGGTGACGCCGATGATCTATCACAAAGGCAAGCTGGGCCCGCTGCCCACCCTGGCCTGA